CCTCCATGCCCCTGGCGGCCAGGGTTCCGGCGGCCTCCGTGGAATACACGGGAACTCCGGTCTCCAGGCATTCCCTCACCCGGGCTGCGGCCTGCTCACCGGGCAGCACTTCCGGGGCGCCCTCCAGCACTCCGGCAGTCACGCGAGCCCATGCCCAGCCTCCGCGGCGGGCGTCCGACATCACGCAGGCCAGCGGAGCATGGATGCCGAGGCCGTTCCATGAACTGAACGCCGCCACGCGCGAACCATGCACCAGGGACAGGCCGTCCGCCACGGCCAGCGCCACGCGGATTCCACCGTAGGAACCGGGACCGGAACCCACCACGATTTCCGCCAGACGGCGGCCTTCCAGGGAATCCAGAACCTGGCGCACGGCCTGAAAAATGGCTGAGGAATGATTGCGTTCCGCCTCCCATTCCACACGGTACAACAGGGCTCCTCCGGCCCATGCCGCGGCGGAAGGCCGCGCACAGGAAGTTTCCAGGACCAGAAGCGCCTCTTGCATGTGGCGAATCATACAACAGGGAGGAGCGTTCATAAAACATTTTTTGCCCCTCTTTTCCGAAGAACCAAATTTGGTTCGCCTTCCGCCGGAAATCCGGCTATCCTGAACCCGCACCTTTCCACCGCATGCCCAAGGCACCAAAATACACACCGGAACGCCGCGACTGGCGCCGGTATGCAGAAACCGCCAGCCGGCCGCTCTCCGCGGCAAGCCTCCGCAGCATGATGAGGCAATGCAACCGGGACGCCTGGGACAAGACACACCGCGCCCAGGTTACGTCCGACTGCTGGGAGGATGAATACGAAGACTTCTCTTTCATGGACCTGCCCCGGAAAACCCGGTTCGTCAGGCACGCGGTGGCCACCTTCCTGCTCCTGCCGCTGGCCCTCATCACGGCCATGTCCCTGTGCGACCAGCTCGCCCACGCGTCGGGCAGCCTCAACATTCTTTTCTCCATTCCGGTCTGGTACGCCCTGATGGGCGCGGCCGTCTGGATCGTGCTGGGTTGCAGCAGGCTGTTCACCACTTCCCTGCTCTACCTGTACGTGCTGGGCCATGAACTGACGCACGTGCTGGCGGTCTATTGCAGCCGGGGTTCCGTCAGCAAATTCAACGCCTCCCTGGACGGCGGCTACATTCAAACGGACAAAAACAATCTGTTTATCTCCCTTTCCCCCTATTTCCTGCCCCTTTGGGGCATGTTGTGGGGCTTGGTCTGGGGAATCGTTCATATCTTCTGGCCCACCATCACCTGCGAGGCCCTACTCTACTCCGGCCTGGGGTTCTGGTGGTGCTTCCATCTGTTCTGGACGGCATGGATCATTCCCAAGGACCAGCCGGACCTGGCCGGCAACGGAACCTTCTTCTCCCTGATCCTCGTTTACTTTGCCAACCTGCTTCTATTCCTGGGCCTCCTGCGCCTGTTCAATGCGGTAAGCATCAACAGATTCCTGGCCGACTGCCTTCATAATGCGGAACGGCTGTGGGACACGGCCAGGGACCTGGCCCTGTTTACGGCGGGACTGTTCCTGTAAAAAACACCTCTTCCCGTGCGGGGAATGATGAACGGCGGAAGCCGGAAAGGAATCCAATAATTCAGAACAAAGGAGTTCCCATGCACACCACACACTTGATTGCCCTGTCCCTGGCCGCCGCCCTGGTGGCCTGCAACCCCAAGGAAACCGTGAAGGCCCTGACCTCCGACCAGAACGTCACCCAGGAAATGGCCGTAAGATTTGCGGAAAACATGGTCGGCCTTCCGCGGGCGCTCGTTGTCTCGGAAGCCAGAAAAGCCGCCCCCGGTGAAAAAGTCACCGTGAAAGGGGCTGTTCTGGGTGAAGAACCCGTCTTTGCGGAAAACATCGCCTCATTCACCATTGGAGACCCTGCCCAACTTCTGGCCAACATGCAGGAACACGGAACATGGACTGCCGACAGCGTCCCCGTGGAAATCAGGAGGGACAACACGATGACCGTCCAATTCGTGGACGAGCAGGGCAACCCGATCAAGCAATCCGCCAAGGGCGTCAACGGACTGAAGGAACGTGACGCGGTCATCATCACCGGAACCATTGACCCCCATTCCACCTCGGAACGCCCCGTGCTCAACATTGAAAGCATCGTGATTGAAAAATAAACTTTCCGTGCCAAACCCTGATTCATGTCAACGGTTCAGGCGTGTTGCGCCTGGACCGTTTTCCGCATCAGCATCCGGGCATGGGATTTGATCCGATATCTTTAGGAATGATAGCCATGGCAGCCACCTCCGTTGCGGCGGGAACCGCTTCCGCCGCCGCACAGAAAAAAAGCGCGGAAGCGACTAAAAAAGCGGCGGACGCGAATGCCGCCACGCTGAGGAACGAGGCGCAGCTCCAAAAACAGACGGGTCTGGAAAACGTCAGGCGCATGCAGAAAGACGCCGCACGGCAAATGGGGGAAGCCCGGCTGGACGCCGCACAATCCTCCCTGCTCAGGGAAGGGTCCGTGCCGGTACGGGAACAGGCCCTGGCTATGCGGCTCCAGACCCAGATTCAGGATGAGGCGGCGCAAGCCATGAGAAACGCGCAAGCCCTGTACAACCGGGCGGACATGGAACAATACATGGGCCGCTCCAATGCCAGGGCCCAGAAAACGGCGGCAGCGGGCACCCTGCTCTCCGGCTTCGCGCAAGGAGGCAACTCCCTGCTTAAATGGTAAGCTGCCGCCCCTTGAGGACAAAAAACCTCAGCGGGCAATCCTTCCCGCTTCCGCAACGTCCGCCGGAGCGGGAGGGAAATCCGGCATGACGCCGCCTATACCCACCCGCAAATCCGCCGGAATCGTCATCCAGCGAACCGTCCCCTGGTACAGGACTTCCACATTCACAAACTTGACGGAAGAATCAAACAGGTAGGACCTGCCTATACCTCCATGGTCCATGTGCTGGAACGTAGGCCTGGGCGTTATCCTTTTCCCATCCAAATCGTGAAACAAAAAACCCCTCGGGTGGAAAATGCTGTTGGAATACACCATGAACCTCCAGTTCGTGCCCGGAACCTTGTCCAGATGCGGAACTTTATCTTCCTTATTCCTGGTCACCTTCATGAGCACCTTGCCCAGCTTGGAAACATCCACGACATCCAGAATGCCCATACCCTCCCTTACGGAAACGGGATCAGTCATGGAAACAGTACTCCCGGACTCTTTCAATTCAACTATTCCGAAATCCAGAATCTCCAGTTTCTCGCTGATGGGAAAAATAAAATTCCCCTTCAGCTCAAACCAGCGGGGCGTATCGGAGGCGGGCAGAACGACCTCCAGCATCACCTCCACGCCCACCAGCGGCCTGTCCTTGACAGAAAACCCGGAAAGCTCCGTTCTCGTAATCTCCAGTTCCGTTCCGTCGGAACCGGTCACCGTTAAATCCTGATCCGCCCGTTCCATCCCAAGCATCCCGGACCCAGGAAATACGCAGCGCAGCAGCATCTGGCACACCCGGTAATCATCGCCGTGCCTGTTGTTGCGTTTCTGGAATCTCAGGGAAGCCAGCTCCACGTAAATCTTTTCGCCTTCATCTTCCCCGGCGGGGGCAATCTGCGGCAGGGCATCGGAAGCCGCCAGGAGCGCGGAACTCCAGCAGACGGCCAGTAATATTCCCGGTAATTTCATTTCAGCATCAACACGGGTCACGGAGCCATCATGCCTCCCGCTCCGATTCTTAAATCCAGGGGAACCTGCCGCAAGGCAACCTTGTTCCAATAGGACACCGTCACCTTCAGGGAACGGATCTTCTCCGGTACGAGGTACCCTGTCTCCCAAAATCTGCTTTTTCCACTTTCCTGCCCGGAACCGGGAAAAAAGCTGCTTCCCTGTCTCCACGCATACTCCGGAAGGACCATCCCCTCCTCGTCCCTGACAAGGAACGAACTAAAATGGAAATCCATATCCCCTTCCACCTTCAATCCCCAGGCCTCCGGATATTTCTTCAGGGAAAGAGTCACCTCTTTTCCAGAAGAATCCGGAAGCGGAACCCGTACCCTCGCCTCCTCTTTCTCCAGGAAAAACGTCACCGGGTCCAGCTCCGCGGTCTCTTCTCCAAAGGCGCAGAGCAGGCTTCCCCGCAGGCGCACCCACTCGGCAGAAGAATCCGGAGCCGGAGAACGCATGCAAATCCTGACGGGATCTCCATGAAAAGGCCGCTGGCTCTTTTCCGACTCCGAACAAACATGGGAAATCTTCAGCACGTTTCCGCTGGAATCCGTACAGGTGATGTCTTCCGTATTCTGTTCGTAATAAACGGGAGCCCCAAGCTGGTCTTCATAACGGCACAGCAGCCTCAGCATCATCACGGGTGGGCGCAGGGAAAAACGCAAGGCAGGGCGCACATCCATGCCGCACAACTCCAGGCGCGGATGGCCCAGCAGCGCCGCTGTGGGAGCAGGACAGCCGGCTTCCACCGCCATGCAGGAAAAAATACATGCACACAGCGCCTTCATGGGAGAGAACGAGGCGCAATCTAACAAACAGCCAAAAACAGGCAAGAAAAAAGATCAACCCTTTCCAACATGCAAAGGCGTCCCCGGCAGCCATGACATCCTATAAAACTTCCAGAATCTTTTCCTGTTCGTTCTGTAAATTGCATGCTTCATTAAAACTTCATCATCTTCGTAAATGAACTTTTCTTCCGTATCGCACTGGATGGCCATTCCTTCTCGTTTCTTATTTCAGTCATAAAGGTGTTCATATCCTGTAAACTGGACAAGGCGGAGTCAGTATTTGCACTATCTATGGCTGCATGCCATCACACCGGCTTATCCCAGCCAAGTCATTTGTCCGCATCTCAACTTCCACAGATATTGCCTGTGGTAACAATACCTTGGGCGTCAGACGGCGTTGGCTTTATGTTCAGAGTGCAGGAGGCGGCGACGTTAGGGCTCTCATCAGTCTTTTTTCATGACGGGAGATGCAGCCCTTTCCAAGAATTTCTCCAACTCCAAATATAATGCTGCTGATTCAAATATCCTAATTTCCGGCTGTTCCATATTATTGTCATTTCCATCTACTTCTTGTATCCAAAATAACTTTTTGTGATACTCCTGCCGCCCAACTTCTTTTTCTGCAAAAATATGATTTGTATTATTTATCATACACAACAAATAGGGCTTTTTATCTATCGTAACGTAGAATATAGCCAATGTACCTATAAAAGGAAAAGTGCTTTCCGTTTTTCCTTCCACAAACAAATTATATTTACTCAAAATATCCCTCAGCTCATTACTTTGCTTTAGAGATAACTCTGTAACTTGAAATTTTTTCCCATCTTTATAAAATGACGACTCTGTATACAGGTCAAATTCTCTATACTCCTTATTTGGCATTTTACCATTTGTAATGCTGCCAAAAAAAACAACTAAAAATAAAATAAAAAATGACTTCATAATGGAACAATAATATTAAAATTTCACGGCTTATTCAGAGCAAATCGTTCTGCCCGCCTGGTTTTGCACGTTCTGAACTGAGGCTCACCATAGTCTATAATAACTGTATAAGAGGTTGTTACAAGAATAAATTCCACTTTCTACATCCTTTGCCAACCTTATCTCCTGAATCAGGAACGACAATGATAATTTTAGAACTAGAATTCCTACGATCGCGGTTATCCATATAATTCTATTATTCACAGAGTCATACGAATTCCATTCACTCAGTTCGTAGATAGCCCCCTTGTTGATCCGTCTGCCGTCTACAGGACTAGAGTATCGATAATGTAATAAACGGGGGCCAGTTCTTCATTGCTCATCGCTCTGGCCCCCTGCACCGACTGAGCAAGCTCTCCCGTGCCGGTCACGGCCCCATAAGGTGAGTAGTCATAAGCTGCTATGATCGTTCCATGAGCGTCAAAGACTTCGTCCCGTTCTTGTTGAAATCCATGCCGTAGCAGTACAGGGCATTGTCCTACTTCAAGGCCGGGGGAGAGTGGCTACCGGTTCCAAGGAATCCCACAAAAGTATCCGAAGCACGTTTCAGCTATTGAGCATATCCAATGCCGTCATTTACGAATAGCCGCGGTACAGATAGTGTTCATGGCTGGTGACTGTCCCATTGATGGTAACTTTCTCATATGCCTTCGTCCCTGGTAGCCGTA
This genomic stretch from Akkermansia biwaensis harbors:
- the tsaB gene encoding tRNA (adenosine(37)-N6)-threonylcarbamoyltransferase complex dimerization subunit type 1 TsaB; its protein translation is MQEALLVLETSCARPSAAAWAGGALLYRVEWEAERNHSSAIFQAVRQVLDSLEGRRLAEIVVGSGPGSYGGIRVALAVADGLSLVHGSRVAAFSSWNGLGIHAPLACVMSDARRGGWAWARVTAGVLEGAPEVLPGEQAAARVRECLETGVPVYSTEAAGTLAARGMEGVVPVLPHAEALGSAWMALDTVRREELLAAPAEPLYVRAPHITSSKRPAWAVKA